A genomic segment from Colletotrichum higginsianum IMI 349063 chromosome 5, whole genome shotgun sequence encodes:
- a CDS encoding Endoribonuclease L-PSP — MSGLQYFSYEGYGVNLLKDMHYSQAVRVGDTIEISGQGGWDPKTGEVASDLLQEIDQAFENVDLTLRDAGGEGWSQVFRIRLYALDEAWTPEGMGRMVENIKKWAPGHAPILTGIGASKLGQPGMRVEVEVSAYDPEGARKASNK; from the exons ATGTCTGGGCTCCAATACTTTTCCTACGAAGGATATGGCGTCAACCTCCTCAAAGACATGCACTACAGCCAAGCTGTACGTGTCGGCGACACCATTGAGATCTCTGGCCAGG GGGGCTGGGATCCCAAGACGGGAGAGGTTGCCAGCGACCTCCTGCAGGAAATCGACCAGGCCTTCGAGAACGTCGACCTGACCTTGAgagacgccggcggcgagggttGGTCCCAGGTCTTCCGCATCCGCCTGTACGCGCTGGACGAGGCGTGGACGCCCGAGGGCATGGGGCGGATGGTCGAGAACATCAAGAAGTGGGCGCCTGGCCACGCGCCGATCCTGACTGGCATCGGGGCTTCGAAGCTCGGGCAGCCCGGTATGCGTGTGGAAGTGGAAGTGTCGGCGTACGATCCCGAAGGGGCCAGAAAGGCATCCAACAAGTGA